In Setaria viridis chromosome 5, Setaria_viridis_v4.0, whole genome shotgun sequence, the genomic stretch TTGGTCCTATATCATTTGGTGcgtgattgttgttgttgttgttgtgtatCTAGGCAGTCGATGCATCTATCTGTTGAATAATGTTCCGCTTGTGTCTATCATCACATAGAAACCGAGCATATATCGGTGTCAAACTGAGGTcctctttggcacggcttaTTTCGGCTTTGGCTTCATCTATTTCACGCAAATCGAGATACTGTAGcgtgaagccgttttgtaagccgggactaaaatgaactagaagccaGATAAAGCCAGTTTTTTTgacttcaccggtgaagctgTTTTGGGATAAGCCGTGCCAAGGGGGTCTGAGTGTTGGATAGTTGTCAAACTGGCAGGTGTCCCTCTTGCACCGGGCTAGGTCTGCGTGCCAGTTCTGGTAACCATGGGTAGTTTGCCTATTAGTATTGAGCTAGGTTGGGCAATCGGCGGCTACTCTTGATTTGTGCATCCATATATGAGAtttactttcctttttttctattttcaccGCCTATGTGTGCTTTCTAGGCCGAGTGAAATGGCACGAAGATGCTAGATTTACAATTAAACGTAAAAGTTGTGGTCATTCACAGTTTGTACAGTTAGGCGTGCACCATTTAGCCCATAAAACATAAGGCATGAGAAGCAGATTAAGCCCAAGATCGGTCGAGCCTCAGCCCAATTTTGTTCAAGGGCTCCACTGACTTTTTGCGTGGCCAGACCCGCCCACCCCCcccacaccccccccccccccccccccccccccccccacacacacacacacaccatgcGGCGGGCCCCAGTGGCAGAAACAGCGTTTCTGCCCGCGCCCCCTCGCCGAAATATTTGAACGAAGCAAACAGAAATTCCCCATTCCCCAAATCCGAACCCGTCTCCGGCGAGCCCATCCCTTCGCCGCCTCAGACGCAATGGGAGCGGAGATGGAGCGGTCCATCTTGTCTCTGTGCGCGTCCCTCTCGTCGGTGCTCGACCACGCCGACTCCTCCTCccgcgagctcgccgacgtCGTCTCCCGCCGCCCCATCCACCTCGGTAACCACCACGCGCACCTCCCCTCCTTCCCATACCCGTATCCGGGGATCCAGCGCTCCTACTCACGGCGGCGGGACTCGCAGAGTCGACGACGACCGCGTTCCTGCAGAAGCTGGACCGGCTGACGGAAGCGGCGAACGAGGACCTCGCGCACCTCGACTCCATGACCTTCGGTGCTGTCTCCTTCGAGGAGCTCCTCGGCCACTGCGGCGAGGCGCTCAACGTCTACGCGCGCCACGCCGACGCCATCGAGTCCCGCCTCGCCTCCTTCGGCTACGAGCCACCCAGTAACAGCGCTGATCCCATCGACTTCACTTCGTTTCCCAAGCTCTGCACTATTTGTTTCGCGATGTTGAGAACCGATGTTGGTGCGCTCACGCAGAGGTGGAGCCTGAGGTGGATACGGAGGTGCAAGATGGTGATATCGGGAAGCTTGGGGACCCTGCGAGTGGCTGCTTCGGTGTGTCCAGTTCATTGCTGAGGTCCAGTAAGGGGCGGTTCCGCGATGACGAAGACCCACTGTATCCTTCTCTTTGGTTTCATTTGTTTGGAAAACTATAGTTTCAGGGTGTCGCATTCATTTGTTTGGAAAACTAtagtttcaagtgttgcatatgataaaaaaaaattcgaaCTAATTGAAGGAGTAGCTGCTAGATTCCATCCCTAGGAGTTGTTTTGAGTTATTTCTTTACTACTAAATTACTAATTAGATTTGGTGAGTCACTGAAGAGTCTTGGGTTTTCGGATGCTTGTCTAGCCACTCTTTCCTCTGAAGGTATGCAAGGAAATATTTTGGTTGTCCCAGCTGGTTAATTGCATTATGCTTGAATTAGTATTTCCTGTCAGATGCTAATTTTTGGTTTGAACAATGATACTTTTTTGGGATTTTGCAGTCACGGATAATGGTGAAAACCTAAA encodes the following:
- the LOC117857505 gene encoding uncharacterized protein — encoded protein: MGAEMERSILSLCASLSSVLDHADSSSRELADVVSRRPIHLESTTTAFLQKLDRLTEAANEDLAHLDSMTFGAVSFEELLGHCGEALNVYARHADAIESRLASFGYEPPKVEPEVDTEVQDGDIGKLGDPASGCFGVSSSLLRSSKGRFRDDEDPLFGESLKSLGFSDACLATLSSEVTDNGENLKELYKDPESADEGKKIMKEAELIAPQSKRDNQGNSFKEMIRASKEEYEQLPPYMKSLASWEELQEGISKLNSYFGSDEAKGSVSLNQDDVGAIGLGRKGRACLLMLLRLNQLTMEAVDGSTFYTLRKNNS